In a single window of the Anaerocolumna cellulosilytica genome:
- a CDS encoding LiaF transmembrane domain-containing protein — translation MKDTNSKPILGIIFILLGVLLAAKVFGLFDYITFNGWWTFFIIIPCFLGLFQGNNFSGSFFGLGIGIILFLGMNQLISWRVAPQLIAGLIFAAIGLSFLFKDEKIKKDKTKDDSRYRTYDTEADKGKEQAKTYEKQAQMHEEQANAHEEQFKTFENQAKTYDDQFTNNGQGYYKTFGSGRRNQYNAVLNGRVVQIMEEEFTGCTVTAIMGNLQLDLRNAIIREDVVVDVTCLLGGLDIFVPANAKVSVSCTPILGGVENRVSLSGRGMRDTVTIYIRGTCVLGGIEIR, via the coding sequence ATGAAAGATACAAACTCAAAGCCGATTTTGGGAATTATCTTTATACTTTTGGGAGTTTTATTAGCAGCCAAAGTTTTTGGTTTATTTGATTATATTACGTTTAACGGATGGTGGACATTTTTTATTATCATACCATGTTTTTTGGGACTGTTTCAGGGAAATAACTTTAGTGGCTCCTTTTTTGGGCTTGGTATAGGTATAATTCTTTTTTTAGGTATGAATCAACTGATAAGTTGGAGGGTTGCACCCCAGCTAATAGCTGGGCTTATTTTTGCAGCAATCGGCTTGTCCTTTCTATTTAAGGATGAAAAGATCAAAAAAGATAAAACTAAAGATGATAGCCGTTATAGAACCTATGATACGGAAGCAGACAAGGGTAAAGAGCAGGCCAAGACATATGAAAAGCAGGCTCAGATGCATGAAGAACAAGCAAACGCTCATGAGGAACAATTCAAGACTTTTGAAAATCAAGCAAAGACGTATGATGACCAGTTTACTAATAATGGACAAGGCTACTATAAAACCTTTGGCTCCGGAAGGCGCAATCAGTATAATGCTGTATTAAACGGCAGGGTTGTTCAGATAATGGAGGAAGAATTCACAGGTTGTACCGTTACTGCTATTATGGGGAATTTGCAATTGGATTTAAGAAATGCTATTATCAGAGAAGATGTAGTAGTAGATGTTACCTGTCTGCTTGGAGGCTTGGATATATTTGTACCAGCTAATGCCAAGGTATCTGTAAGTTGTACTCCAATATTAGGAGGGGTAGAGAACCGGGTTTCCTTATCAGGGCGTGGCATGCGGGATACAGTGACAATTTATATCAGAGGCACTTGTGTTCTAGGTGGTATTGAAATAAGGTAA